From one Plectropomus leopardus isolate mb chromosome 8, YSFRI_Pleo_2.0, whole genome shotgun sequence genomic stretch:
- the krt18a.1 gene encoding keratin, type I cytoskeletal 18, giving the protein MSAKMQTYSMRSSTSSRVPVVSISRSSGQVYKANTIHGGIGGSRISMPSSQRSSMVAGMGMGSGVGGFSSSVQVSGNSADIMGNEKFTMQNLNDRLANYLETVRNLEQANHKLEIKIKEALEKSGPDFRDYSKYQAILDDLRRKVFDATTDNARLVLNIDNARLAADDFRVKYESELAIRQSVEADIVGLRKLIDDTNMSRMNLESEIEALKEELIHLKKNHENEVMELRNQIAQSGVHVDVDAPKGQDLAQIMAEIRAKYEKMAQKNQEELKAWHETQITEVQTQVTQSQEGLKGAQTEMNDLRRQLQTLEIELESQRSLKASLEGTLRDTEMRYNMEIESLNSIILGLEAELTQLRNNIQQQTQDYESLLNMKMKLEAEIATYRRLLDGEDFQLQHALDDKKTVKTKVMTVTQTLVDGKVVSSNTETKNL; this is encoded by the exons ATGTCAGCCAAGATGCAAACATACTCTATGCGCTCCTCCACTAGCAGCAGGGTTCCTGTTGTATCAATCTCCCGTTCCTCGGGTCAAGTCTACAAGGCCAACACTATCCACGGTGGGATCGGTGGATCCAGAATCAGCATGCCCTCCAGCCAGCGCAGCAGTATGGTAGCCGGTATGGGAATGGGGTCTGGAGTAGGAGGCTTCTCCAGCAGTGTCCAGGTAAGCGGAAACAGCGCTGACATCATGGGTAATGAGAAGTTCACCATGCAGAACCTGAACGACCGCCTGGCCAACTACCTGGAGACAGTGAGGAACCTGGAGCAGGCTAACCACAAGCTGGAGATTAAGATCAAGGAGGCCCTGGAGAAGAGTGGACCTGACTTCAGAGACTACAGCAAGTACCAGGCCATCCTGGACGACCTGAGGAGGAAG GTGTTTGATGCCACCACTGACAATGCCCGGCTGGTTCTCAACATCGACAACGCTCGCCTCGCGGCCGATGACTTCAGAGTGAA atacgAGTCTGAGCTGGCCATCCGCCAGTCTGTGGAGGCCGACATCGTCGGTCTGAGGAAACTCATTGATGACACCAACATGAGCCGCATGAACCTGGAAAGTGAGATTGAAGCCTTGAAGGAGGAGCTCATCCACCTCAAGAAGAACCACGAAAAT gaagTCATGGAGCTTCGGAACCAGATTGCCCAGTCAGGAGTCCACGTGGATGTAGACGCTCCTAAAGGACAGGACCTGGCTCAGATCATGGCAGAAATAAGGGCTAAGTACGAGAAGATGGCACAGAAGAACCAGGAAGAACTCAAAGCATGGCACGAAACACAG ATAACGGAAGTACAGACCCAGGTCACCCAGAGCCAAGAGGGCCTGAAGGGTGCCCAGACAGAGATGAACGACCTGCGCAGACAGTTACAGACCCTGGAGATCGAGTTGGAGTCACAGAGGAGCCTG AAAGCCTCTCTGGAGGGCACACTGAGGGACACAGAAATGCGCTACAACATGGAGATCGAGTCTCTCAACTCCATCATCCTGGGTCTGGAGGCTGAGCTCACGCAGCTGCGTAACAACAtccagcagcagacacaggatTACGAGTCCCTGCTCAACATGAAGATGAAGCTGGAGGCCGAGATCGCCACATACAGACGCCTGCTGGACGGAGAAGATTTCCA GCTCCAGCATGCTCTTGATGACAAGAAAACAGTGAAGACCAAAGTGATGACCGTCACACAGACACTGGTGGACGGCAAGGTGGTTTCCTCCAACACAGAAACCAAGAACCTTTGA